A single Deinococcus sedimenti DNA region contains:
- the serS gene encoding serine--tRNA ligase, with protein MLDLKFIRENAGAVKHAVDVKGVNLDIDELLRLDRELVDLKQRVEAMQAERNANAKLVPKATPEERPTLIQRGKDLAEEIKALDPALRAHEDNLRQLLLRVPNIPHASVPVGRDDSENVELRREGQLPTFDFTPLDHVDLLEKQGWSDPERVARVSGSRSYLLKGEAVMLEMAVLMFAMDFLSGRGFTPLSTTALARPEAFVGSGHFPGGEDQVYKIEGDELMLAGTAEVPVNSLYAGEQLSLEQLPIAYAAISAAFRSEAGSAGRDVRGLIRVHEFRKVEQYVLCRADEQEALDWFGKILGNAEALLAALELPYRVVQNCTGDMGAGKVLMYDIETWVPSEEKYRETHSCSYLGDWQARRTGLRYRDEHGKLVYAHTLNNTGIAAPRILVPLLENHQQADGTIRVPEALRPYLGGKAVLGQPVR; from the coding sequence ATGCTGGATCTGAAATTCATCCGTGAGAACGCCGGGGCGGTGAAGCACGCCGTGGACGTCAAGGGCGTGAACCTCGACATCGACGAGCTGCTGCGCCTCGACCGTGAACTGGTGGACCTCAAGCAGCGCGTGGAGGCCATGCAGGCCGAACGCAACGCCAACGCCAAACTGGTCCCCAAGGCGACGCCCGAGGAGCGCCCCACCCTGATCCAGCGCGGCAAGGACCTCGCCGAGGAGATCAAGGCGCTCGACCCGGCCCTGCGCGCCCACGAGGACAACCTCAGGCAGCTGCTGCTGCGCGTCCCGAACATCCCGCACGCCTCTGTGCCGGTCGGGCGGGACGACAGCGAGAACGTCGAACTGCGCCGCGAGGGTCAACTTCCCACCTTCGACTTCACGCCGCTGGACCACGTGGACCTGCTGGAGAAGCAGGGCTGGAGCGACCCCGAGCGGGTGGCGCGCGTGTCCGGCAGCCGCAGCTACCTCCTGAAGGGCGAGGCGGTCATGCTGGAAATGGCGGTCCTGATGTTCGCCATGGACTTCCTGTCCGGCCGGGGCTTCACGCCGCTGTCCACCACCGCCCTGGCGCGCCCCGAGGCGTTCGTCGGCAGCGGGCACTTCCCCGGCGGGGAAGATCAGGTGTACAAGATCGAGGGCGACGAGCTGATGCTCGCCGGGACCGCCGAGGTCCCCGTGAACAGCCTGTACGCCGGGGAGCAGCTGAGCCTGGAGCAACTGCCGATCGCTTACGCCGCGATCAGCGCCGCGTTCCGCAGCGAGGCCGGGAGTGCCGGGCGGGACGTGCGCGGATTGATCCGCGTGCACGAGTTCCGCAAGGTCGAGCAGTACGTCCTGTGCCGCGCCGACGAGCAAGAAGCCCTGGACTGGTTCGGGAAGATCCTCGGGAACGCCGAGGCGCTCCTCGCGGCGCTGGAACTCCCGTACCGGGTCGTGCAGAACTGCACGGGCGACATGGGCGCCGGGAAGGTCCTGATGTACGACATCGAGACCTGGGTGCCCAGCGAGGAGAAGTACCGCGAGACGCACTCCTGCTCGTACCTGGGCGACTGGCAGGCCCGCCGCACCGGCCTGCGCTACCGCGACGAGCACGGCAAACTCGTGTACGCGCACACCCTGAACAACACCGGCATCGCCGCGCCGCGCATCCTCGTGCCGCTGCTGGAAAACCACCAGCAGGCCGACGGGACCATCCGCGTGCCGGAGGCGCTGCGCCCCTACCTGGGCGGCAAGGCCGTGCTGGGCCAGCCCGTCCGCTGA
- the gatC gene encoding Asp-tRNA(Asn)/Glu-tRNA(Gln) amidotransferase subunit GatC, whose protein sequence is MIDAAQIDHLAQLARLHLTAEERAAMQADLTRVLGYFEQLSEVDTDGVQEMQRPVTLVNVLRDDVAGDVFPVATVTALAPESMPDGHIRVPRTVETD, encoded by the coding sequence ATGATTGACGCGGCCCAGATCGACCACCTCGCGCAGCTCGCGCGGCTGCACCTGACTGCGGAGGAACGCGCGGCCATGCAGGCCGACCTGACCCGCGTGCTCGGCTACTTCGAGCAGCTCAGCGAGGTGGACACCGACGGCGTGCAGGAGATGCAGCGCCCCGTGACCCTCGTGAACGTCCTGCGCGACGACGTGGCAGGCGACGTGTTCCCCGTGGCGACCGTCACCGCGCTGGCGCCCGAGAGCATGCCCGACGGGCACATCCGCGTGCCCCGCACCGTGGAGACCGACTGA
- a CDS encoding serine hydrolase: protein MRPLTAALIGLTATLPAQAQTPTQTPSSLPDAVTRLFSGPVQSGWLAPSFLAALPADGLQAALDGLTAQLGPFVRTETRGDLLVAVFDRGELNVLAALDDQGRFTGLRFVPLMATASGAGSPREVLTRIFSGPLDVSMFAPDFLAAVPEAQLRALLDDVTAQFGALKDVQIGAQMAALIFERGQLNVTQFSLDDQGRVTGLLLTPPPPVFTSLDEARAAFAALPGQVSLLVQEVGAPTPAAALNVTRPLAVGSTFKLAILAELQAQVNAGRRQWTDEVTLTDADRSLPSGTLQDAPTGSRYTLRDLAARMIAQSDNTATDLLLGVVGRAGVEARFGQRPFLNTREAFALKNPANAALLAEYRAATLNVPARRAVLERARVAPLPAAADFAGGPLARDVEWFATPATLCRLMNDVAALKETQLNPGVADPASFRSVSYKGGSEPGVLNLTTQVTTLTGRTYCVSATWNAPVPLQEDAFVGLYGATLDLLK from the coding sequence ATGCGCCCCCTCACCGCTGCCCTGATCGGCCTGACCGCCACCCTGCCCGCGCAGGCCCAGACACCCACTCAGACGCCGTCCAGCCTGCCGGACGCCGTGACGCGCCTGTTCAGCGGCCCGGTGCAGTCCGGGTGGCTGGCGCCGTCCTTCCTGGCGGCCCTGCCCGCCGACGGCCTCCAGGCGGCGCTGGACGGCCTGACCGCCCAGCTGGGTCCGTTCGTGCGGACCGAGACGCGCGGCGACCTGCTCGTGGCGGTGTTCGACCGCGGTGAACTGAACGTGCTGGCGGCGCTGGACGACCAGGGGCGCTTCACGGGCCTGCGTTTCGTGCCGCTCATGGCGACGGCGTCCGGGGCGGGCTCGCCGCGCGAGGTCCTGACCCGCATCTTCAGCGGCCCGCTGGACGTTTCGATGTTCGCGCCGGACTTCCTGGCGGCCGTGCCGGAAGCGCAACTGCGCGCCCTGCTGGACGACGTCACGGCGCAGTTCGGTGCCCTGAAGGACGTGCAGATCGGCGCGCAGATGGCGGCCCTGATCTTCGAGCGGGGGCAGCTGAACGTCACGCAGTTCTCGCTGGACGACCAGGGCCGCGTGACGGGACTGCTGCTCACGCCGCCCCCGCCGGTCTTCACGTCGCTGGACGAGGCCCGCGCGGCCTTCGCGGCCCTGCCCGGTCAGGTCAGCCTCCTCGTGCAGGAGGTCGGTGCGCCCACGCCCGCCGCCGCGCTGAACGTCACGCGGCCCCTGGCGGTCGGCTCCACGTTCAAACTGGCGATCCTGGCCGAACTGCAAGCGCAGGTCAACGCCGGGCGGCGGCAGTGGACGGACGAGGTGACCCTGACCGACGCGGACCGCAGCCTGCCCAGCGGGACCCTGCAGGACGCCCCCACGGGCAGCCGGTACACGCTGCGGGACCTGGCGGCGCGGATGATCGCGCAGAGTGACAACACCGCCACCGACCTGCTGCTGGGCGTGGTGGGCCGCGCGGGCGTGGAGGCCCGCTTCGGCCAGCGACCCTTCCTGAACACCCGCGAGGCCTTCGCCCTGAAGAACCCCGCGAACGCCGCGCTGCTCGCTGAGTACCGCGCCGCGACCCTGAACGTGCCCGCGCGCCGCGCAGTGCTGGAGCGTGCCCGCGTGGCGCCGCTACCCGCCGCCGCCGACTTCGCGGGCGGCCCTCTGGCGCGGGACGTGGAGTGGTTCGCCACGCCCGCCACGCTGTGCCGCCTGATGAACGACGTGGCGGCCCTGAAGGAGACGCAACTGAACCCCGGCGTGGCCGACCCGGCGAGCTTCCGCAGCGTCAGTTACAAGGGCGGCAGCGAGCCCGGCGTGCTGAACCTGACCACGCAGGTCACCACCCTGACCGGGCGCACGTACTGCGTGAGTGCCACCTGGAACGCCCCGGTCCCCCTGCAGGAGGACGCGTTCGTCGGGCTGTACGGCGCGACTCTGGATCTCCTGAAATAA
- the mscL gene encoding large conductance mechanosensitive channel protein MscL has protein sequence MLSGFQKFLLRGNLIDLAVGVIIGAAFSGVVKTFTEGVIMPIIGIFGGVPNFDALQFTINGSIFKYGTFLTALVSFAITAAVIYFFVITPFNRLMERFKREEKPAVAEPSNEEKLLAEIRDELRRR, from the coding sequence ATGTTGAGTGGATTCCAGAAGTTCCTGCTGCGCGGCAATCTCATCGACCTGGCGGTCGGCGTCATCATCGGCGCGGCGTTCAGCGGCGTCGTCAAGACCTTCACCGAGGGCGTGATCATGCCGATCATCGGCATCTTCGGCGGCGTCCCCAACTTCGACGCGCTGCAGTTCACGATCAACGGCAGCATCTTCAAGTACGGCACGTTCCTCACGGCGCTCGTCAGCTTCGCCATCACCGCCGCCGTCATCTACTTCTTCGTGATCACCCCCTTCAACCGCCTGATGGAACGCTTCAAGCGCGAGGAGAAACCCGCCGTCGCCGAACCCAGCAACGAGGAGAAACTGCTGGCCGAGATCCGCGACGAACTGCGCCGCCGCTGA
- a CDS encoding DUF512 domain-containing protein, with the protein MTAAEQIQDQVFPAPIKTVEAGSAAERAGVRPGDVLLRVNGQAVTDVLAYRHLLSQGRATLEIARPQEAPRVMTGVPGTAQDHHRLFLPTAPSLDDTFTFSVEWEDPGLEFEEVLFDGIKKCANKCDFCYVHQMPRGFRKSLYIMDDDYRLSFLYGSFVTLTNLSENDIRRIEDENLSPLYVSVHTANQDLRQDMMKWWRLKVKDPQAVQIRSMIERLEQIDLYTQIVLVPERNDRENLDETVEYLSSRPNVISAAVVPIGLTSHRTNLPDVRVFSREEAQDTLRRLNVWRKQFLAERGTRFVFPSDELYLLAGEPLPTEEEYEGFPMLENGVGMIRDFLTEGIPELPDALPEPRRVILGTGTLFAESLDRAVEPLRAIRNLSIEVRAVENKTFGKVTTVAGLLTGRCFRHAIKPGEADLLIVPPTTLRYGTELMLDDVSLSELRAELRMDIRAGGSTLGELTRVILQGAQSSGPQFGMSAHAVKDTAEPVSVQVAEQNMRGQA; encoded by the coding sequence GTGACGGCAGCCGAACAGATTCAGGATCAGGTGTTTCCCGCGCCCATCAAGACCGTGGAGGCGGGCAGCGCCGCCGAACGTGCCGGCGTGCGCCCCGGCGACGTGCTGCTGCGCGTGAACGGGCAGGCCGTCACGGACGTCCTCGCGTACCGCCACCTGCTCTCGCAGGGCCGGGCGACGCTGGAGATCGCCCGCCCACAGGAGGCGCCGCGCGTCATGACCGGCGTGCCCGGCACCGCGCAGGACCACCACCGCCTCTTCCTGCCCACGGCGCCCAGCCTGGACGACACGTTCACGTTCAGCGTCGAGTGGGAGGACCCGGGCCTGGAGTTCGAGGAGGTGCTGTTCGACGGCATCAAGAAATGCGCGAACAAGTGCGACTTCTGCTACGTGCACCAGATGCCCCGCGGCTTCCGCAAGAGTCTCTACATCATGGACGACGACTACCGCCTGTCGTTCCTGTACGGCTCGTTCGTGACGCTGACGAACCTCTCCGAGAACGACATCCGGCGGATCGAGGACGAGAACCTCTCGCCGCTGTACGTGTCGGTCCACACCGCGAACCAGGACCTGCGCCAGGACATGATGAAGTGGTGGCGCCTGAAGGTGAAGGACCCCCAGGCCGTGCAGATCCGCAGCATGATCGAGCGGCTGGAGCAGATCGACCTGTACACCCAGATCGTGCTCGTGCCCGAACGCAACGACCGCGAGAACCTCGACGAGACCGTCGAGTACCTGTCGAGCCGCCCGAACGTGATCAGCGCGGCGGTCGTGCCGATCGGCCTGACCAGCCACCGCACGAACCTCCCGGACGTGCGCGTGTTCTCCCGCGAGGAAGCGCAGGACACCCTGCGCCGCCTGAACGTGTGGCGTAAGCAGTTCCTCGCCGAGCGCGGCACCCGCTTCGTGTTCCCGTCGGACGAGCTGTACCTGCTGGCCGGTGAGCCGCTCCCCACCGAGGAGGAGTACGAGGGCTTCCCCATGCTGGAAAACGGCGTGGGCATGATCCGCGACTTCCTCACCGAGGGCATTCCGGAGCTGCCCGACGCGCTGCCCGAACCCCGGCGCGTGATCCTGGGCACCGGCACGCTGTTCGCCGAGTCCCTGGACCGCGCCGTGGAACCCCTGCGCGCCATCAGAAACCTGAGCATCGAGGTGCGCGCCGTCGAGAACAAGACCTTCGGGAAGGTCACGACCGTCGCGGGCCTCCTGACGGGCCGCTGCTTCCGGCACGCCATCAAGCCCGGCGAGGCCGACCTGCTGATCGTGCCCCCCACCACCCTGCGCTACGGCACCGAACTGATGCTGGACGACGTCAGCCTGAGCGAACTGCGCGCCGAGCTGCGCATGGACATCCGCGCCGGCGGGTCCACGCTGGGTGAACTGACCCGCGTGATCCTCCAGGGCGCGCAGAGCAGCGGCCCGCAGTTCGGCATGAGCGCCCACGCCGTCAAGGACACTGCCGAACCCGTGTCCGTGCAGGTTGCCGAGCAGAACATGCGCGGACAGGCGTAA
- a CDS encoding glycosyltransferase family 4 protein: MRTDAAPLRVLFVTDAPAVGGSEVYMREIIPPMRGHGVHAEVAMPDVPGTTDFRAQLQERGIPVHAYRTLDEVARVEREGRGFDLTVLSSWNPRGYRKYYRALRGPFVSLVHDQLMLHIPGLPQGAYRACYEWLQAGDIRGAQHVITVSEWGAEYLRKHHRMTQVHAVPNGVDTVKFRPGDPQERAALRERLGFKGFTVLNPARMSIEKNHPAVIATAWQAPELHFVLVGTGYLEPALKRAAPRNVTFLGKRHDMPDLYRAADVVLQPTIAENQSLATLEALASGTPVVTNDIPAQRELIRMGQEGLLVRGGAPGYAAALRALAAHPDALRRMGIAARQSVLDGHTLDGNARHLATLLTQLAGR, translated from the coding sequence ATGAGGACCGATGCTGCGCCGCTGCGCGTGCTGTTCGTGACCGACGCGCCCGCCGTGGGCGGCAGCGAGGTCTACATGCGCGAGATCATCCCCCCCATGCGCGGTCACGGGGTGCACGCCGAGGTCGCCATGCCGGACGTGCCGGGCACCACCGACTTCCGCGCGCAGCTTCAGGAACGCGGCATTCCCGTGCACGCCTACCGCACCCTGGACGAGGTCGCCCGTGTGGAGCGGGAGGGTCGGGGCTTCGACCTGACGGTCCTGAGCAGCTGGAATCCGCGCGGATACCGCAAGTACTACCGCGCGCTGCGCGGGCCGTTCGTGTCGCTGGTGCACGATCAGCTGATGCTGCACATTCCGGGCCTGCCGCAGGGCGCATACCGCGCGTGCTACGAGTGGTTGCAGGCGGGGGACATCCGCGGCGCGCAGCACGTGATCACCGTGTCCGAGTGGGGCGCCGAGTACCTGCGGAAGCACCACCGCATGACGCAGGTGCACGCGGTGCCGAACGGCGTGGACACCGTGAAGTTCCGCCCCGGCGACCCGCAGGAACGCGCCGCGCTGCGTGAGCGCCTGGGCTTCAAAGGTTTCACGGTGCTGAACCCGGCCCGCATGAGCATCGAGAAGAACCACCCGGCGGTCATCGCCACGGCGTGGCAGGCGCCGGAACTGCACTTCGTTCTGGTGGGCACCGGGTACCTGGAACCCGCCCTGAAACGCGCCGCGCCGCGCAATGTGACGTTCCTGGGCAAACGGCACGACATGCCGGACCTGTACCGCGCGGCGGACGTGGTGCTGCAACCCACCATCGCGGAGAACCAGTCGCTGGCGACCCTGGAGGCCCTGGCGAGCGGCACGCCGGTCGTCACGAACGACATTCCCGCGCAGCGCGAACTGATCCGCATGGGCCAGGAGGGCCTGCTCGTGCGCGGCGGCGCGCCCGGCTACGCGGCGGCCCTGCGGGCGCTGGCGGCCCACCCGGACGCCCTGCGCCGCATGGGGATCGCGGCGCGACAGAGCGTGCTGGACGGGCACACGCTGGACGGGAACGCCCGGCACCTCGCCACGCTGCTGACCCAACTGGCCGGGCGCTGA
- a CDS encoding NUDIX domain-containing protein, giving the protein MTLMQLREVWGNRPLMAASAGVLIQDEHGRVLLQRRGDDGLWGEPGGALEPGEDFLTGARRELFEETGLDCPNLTLLPLPEGLQDGPELFHRYPNGHEIYIIGMRAHGTLPAAALERAASDDSGETLDLRWFPLDALPDLSNNANRASMNVLRARAGLPALPLAPTPPAPPIGNFLMDLRRVIGPRPWFAPGSNVLVTDDQGRLLLLRHGHTRLWTLPGGSLEPGETFAGTAARELFEETGLRAAHLHPLRMFAGPEYRFTYPNGHVVDFVSVLYRAHGVTGTLTPQEGEVLDVGWFSPEDLPPEEDLSGELIRANLRWWRTHG; this is encoded by the coding sequence ATGACCCTGATGCAACTCCGTGAGGTATGGGGCAACCGCCCCCTGATGGCCGCGTCCGCCGGAGTCCTGATTCAGGACGAGCACGGGCGGGTGCTGCTGCAACGCCGCGGCGACGACGGCCTGTGGGGCGAACCGGGCGGCGCGCTGGAACCCGGCGAGGACTTCCTGACCGGAGCCCGCCGCGAACTGTTCGAGGAGACCGGCCTGGACTGCCCGAACCTGACGCTACTGCCACTGCCCGAGGGCCTGCAGGACGGCCCGGAGCTGTTCCACCGCTACCCGAACGGCCATGAGATCTACATCATCGGGATGCGGGCGCACGGCACGCTCCCCGCCGCCGCGCTGGAACGGGCCGCATCGGACGACAGCGGCGAGACGCTGGACCTGCGATGGTTCCCGCTGGACGCCCTGCCGGACCTGAGCAACAACGCCAACCGCGCCAGTATGAACGTCCTGCGTGCCCGCGCAGGCCTTCCAGCCCTGCCACTGGCGCCCACCCCACCCGCACCACCGATCGGGAATTTCCTGATGGATCTGCGGCGCGTGATCGGCCCGCGCCCCTGGTTCGCGCCCGGCTCGAACGTCCTCGTCACCGACGACCAAGGGCGTCTCCTGCTGCTGCGGCACGGGCACACCCGCCTGTGGACCCTACCCGGCGGCAGCTTGGAACCCGGCGAGACCTTCGCGGGGACCGCCGCCCGCGAACTGTTCGAGGAGACCGGCCTCCGCGCCGCCCACCTGCACCCACTGCGCATGTTCGCCGGCCCCGAATACCGCTTCACGTACCCCAACGGACACGTCGTGGACTTCGTGTCGGTCCTGTACCGCGCCCACGGCGTCACCGGCACCCTCACCCCCCAGGAGGGCGAGGTGCTGGACGTCGGCTGGTTCAGCCCCGAAGACCTCCCCCCCGAAGAGGACCTGAGCGGCGAACTGATCCGCGCAAACCTCCGCTGGTGGCGCACGCACGGCTGA
- a CDS encoding phenylalanine--tRNA ligase subunit beta, with product MKIPYSWLKELVPGLPVVSELEPIFAQLGLPLEGVEEVAAPPAGVLLVTVRSAEAMPGTQLTRLTLDVGEHGERVIASGAGNAVGLPAGTMLALVSPGTELGGMTYGVRALQGVESWGMAASAKELGLGESSAGLMLFPANTAKPGTPMRELWAADHVLDVEVTPNRADVLSALGLARDLAAFLKLDLVEPAAGPQAVGEGEIRVSLPEKGIRIERDPTQKLRFGCDRFVARTVSGLRNGPAPLWMQRRVTLAGMRSIDLIVDTSNYVMLELGQPTALYDRRDVRGDQILVAFGLRQGEQVRDLLGGEHEVGPEDLLILDGAQPEVSTVADAFETAKQPKVGDTVLGIAGIVGGDHGHVRADTTDVVIEVAHFDPVLLRRTSTRLGLKTDAVYRYERGVDPLLPERAAARLVGLLGDAGGQVHPGATVVGDPEIPGRIEATGEQIRALLGMPVDTDEMRGILTRLGCVVEGEGDALSVVPPSWRVDMAIWQDLAEEVARLHGFVHLPESLPTLRVHESNVGAEKEGVARATLRRTLAGLGAQEVVTYTFTSDEEAQKARTEQPGVRLRNPLTADRTGLRTALYPSLVKAAQAHAKGDRVLIFEMGRIFPATGETERVGLLMRGPLAPRTDQAGVAGDFRAFKGLVESLAGTLGASFELRQLRGEAVPSALHPGIAGEVVWNGQSVGWLGALHPEIAQAFGLKGDTFLMEAALPLPGREWAFRDPSRAPAAWRDLAVITPAGVSYGEIAALLREHGGTLLESVEPFDVFTGEQIGTGNRSVAVRLVFRGDKTLTDAEVDPVMDALMGAVRAQRWNIREK from the coding sequence ATGAAAATTCCGTATTCGTGGTTGAAGGAACTGGTGCCGGGTCTGCCGGTGGTGTCGGAGCTGGAGCCGATTTTCGCGCAGCTGGGTCTGCCGTTGGAGGGTGTGGAGGAGGTCGCGGCGCCGCCTGCGGGGGTGCTGCTGGTGACGGTGAGGTCGGCCGAGGCAATGCCGGGTACGCAGTTGACGCGCCTGACGCTGGATGTCGGTGAGCATGGCGAGCGGGTGATCGCGTCGGGTGCGGGGAACGCGGTGGGGTTGCCCGCTGGGACGATGCTGGCGCTGGTGTCGCCGGGCACGGAGCTGGGCGGGATGACGTATGGCGTGCGGGCGTTGCAGGGCGTGGAGTCGTGGGGTATGGCGGCGAGCGCGAAGGAGCTGGGCCTGGGTGAGAGCAGCGCGGGCCTGATGCTGTTCCCGGCGAACACCGCGAAGCCCGGGACGCCGATGCGGGAGCTGTGGGCGGCGGATCACGTGCTGGACGTGGAGGTCACCCCGAACCGTGCGGACGTGCTGAGTGCGCTGGGGTTGGCGCGGGATCTGGCGGCGTTCCTGAAGCTGGATCTGGTGGAACCGGCGGCGGGGCCGCAGGCGGTGGGGGAGGGCGAGATCCGCGTGTCCCTGCCCGAGAAGGGCATCCGGATCGAGCGGGACCCGACGCAGAAGCTGCGCTTCGGCTGCGACCGCTTCGTGGCCCGCACGGTCAGTGGCCTGCGGAACGGTCCGGCTCCGCTGTGGATGCAGCGTCGCGTGACGCTGGCGGGCATGCGCTCCATCGACCTGATCGTGGATACCAGCAATTACGTGATGCTGGAACTGGGTCAGCCGACGGCCCTGTACGACCGGCGGGACGTGCGTGGCGATCAGATTCTCGTGGCGTTCGGACTGCGGCAGGGCGAGCAGGTGCGCGACCTGCTGGGCGGCGAGCATGAGGTCGGCCCGGAGGACCTGCTGATCCTCGACGGCGCGCAGCCCGAGGTGTCCACCGTCGCGGATGCCTTCGAGACGGCGAAGCAGCCCAAAGTGGGCGACACGGTGCTGGGCATCGCGGGCATCGTGGGCGGCGACCACGGGCACGTCCGGGCGGACACGACGGACGTGGTGATCGAGGTCGCGCACTTCGACCCGGTGCTGCTGCGCCGCACGAGCACCCGCCTGGGCCTGAAGACCGACGCCGTGTACCGCTACGAGCGTGGCGTGGACCCCCTGCTGCCCGAACGCGCGGCGGCCCGACTGGTGGGCCTGCTGGGCGACGCGGGCGGGCAGGTGCACCCCGGCGCGACGGTCGTGGGCGACCCCGAGATTCCGGGCCGGATCGAGGCGACGGGTGAGCAGATCCGCGCGCTGCTGGGCATGCCGGTGGATACCGACGAGATGCGCGGCATCCTCACCCGCCTGGGCTGCGTCGTGGAAGGCGAGGGGGACGCGCTGAGTGTCGTGCCGCCCTCGTGGCGTGTGGACATGGCGATCTGGCAGGACCTCGCGGAGGAGGTCGCGCGCCTGCACGGCTTCGTGCACCTCCCCGAGAGCCTCCCCACCCTGCGCGTCCACGAGAGCAACGTCGGCGCGGAGAAGGAGGGCGTGGCCCGCGCCACGCTGCGCCGCACCCTGGCCGGACTGGGCGCGCAGGAGGTCGTCACGTACACCTTCACCAGCGACGAGGAAGCCCAGAAGGCCCGCACCGAGCAGCCCGGCGTGCGCCTGCGCAACCCCCTGACCGCCGACCGCACCGGGCTGCGCACCGCGCTGTACCCCAGCCTCGTGAAGGCCGCGCAGGCCCACGCGAAAGGCGACCGCGTGCTGATCTTCGAGATGGGCCGCATCTTCCCCGCCACCGGCGAGACGGAACGGGTGGGCCTGCTGATGCGCGGACCGCTGGCGCCCCGCACCGATCAGGCGGGCGTCGCCGGGGACTTCCGCGCGTTCAAGGGCCTCGTGGAGTCCCTGGCGGGCACCCTGGGTGCGAGCTTCGAACTGCGCCAGCTGCGTGGCGAGGCCGTCCCCAGCGCCCTGCACCCCGGCATCGCGGGTGAGGTCGTCTGGAACGGGCAGAGCGTCGGCTGGCTCGGCGCGCTGCACCCCGAGATCGCTCAGGCGTTCGGCCTCAAGGGCGACACCTTCCTGATGGAAGCCGCGCTGCCCCTGCCGGGCCGCGAGTGGGCATTCCGCGACCCCAGCCGCGCCCCCGCCGCGTGGCGCGACCTCGCCGTCATCACCCCCGCAGGCGTGAGCTACGGCGAGATCGCCGCCCTGCTGCGCGAACACGGCGGCACCCTGCTCGAAAGCGTGGAACCCTTCGACGTGTTCACCGGCGAGCAGATCGGCACGGGCAACCGCTCCGTCGCCGTCCGCCTCGTCTTCCGCGGCGACAAAACCCTCACCGACGCTGAAGTCGATCCCGTCATGGACGCCCTCATGGGCGCCGTCCGCGCACAGAGGTGGAACATCCGCGAGAAGTGA
- a CDS encoding NUDIX hydrolase, whose amino-acid sequence MRARAVAIILNDQAEVLLMLRRKQGRAYATLPGGGIEDGETPSQACIREVLEEVNLTVTVGPELLVLENIGNLEHYFQAHVQSGEMRLGDGPEAIRSSEENWYSPQWVPLTDLESVNLVPERARELVREVAHGPLTPTPLPTREGLTEG is encoded by the coding sequence GTGAGAGCCCGCGCCGTCGCCATCATCCTCAACGATCAGGCCGAGGTGCTGCTGATGCTGCGCCGCAAGCAGGGCCGCGCGTACGCCACGCTGCCCGGCGGCGGCATCGAGGACGGCGAGACGCCCTCCCAGGCCTGCATCCGCGAGGTGCTGGAGGAAGTGAACCTGACCGTCACCGTCGGCCCGGAACTCCTCGTGCTGGAGAACATCGGCAATCTGGAACACTACTTCCAGGCGCACGTGCAGTCCGGCGAGATGCGCCTCGGCGACGGCCCCGAAGCGATCCGCAGCAGCGAGGAGAACTGGTACTCGCCGCAGTGGGTGCCCCTCACGGACCTGGAAAGCGTGAACCTCGTGCCCGAGCGGGCGCGGGAACTGGTGCGCGAGGTGGCGCACGGACCCCTCACCCCAACCCCTCTCCCCACGAGAGAGGGACTGACAGAAGGCTGA